TTGCCAATCGGTGGATATGTCCGCATGGCAGGCGAAGATATGGATGGTATTGAATTACAGCCTGGCTACCGTGTAGGGCTTATTGTCGATGAAGATAATATCGCCAAAAAAATTATCTTCAATCAAAATAATAGACAATTACCAGATTTATTATTTTTAGAGGTGGAACGTGCTGATTTAGAACGAGAATTATTTATTGAAGGCTATGATGAGGAAGAAAAATTAGTCCGTTACAGTGTTGCAAGAGATTGTGTTGTTGTAGAAAATGGCAGAGAAACAGTGATCGCGCCATATGATCGTCAATTTAACGCAAAAACAGTTGGGCAACGTGCGATGACCATTTTTGCTGGACCATTATTTAACTTTATATTAGCCTTTTTCATCTATATGCTTATTGGTTTACTAAACGGTGTACCGACATATGAGCCGATTATTACAGAAGTAGTAGCAAATGATCCAGCAGCACAAGCTGGAATGCTTGCAGGGGATAAGGTGACTTCGATTGATGGACAAGCAGTTGAAAAGTGGCAAGATTTAGCTGCCATTGTACAGAATCGCCCTAACCAAGAGATTAATGTAACGGTTGAGCGTGGTGGACAAATCGAAAACCTCAATATGACAGTGAAAGCAGTGGAGCAGAACGGCGAAAAGCTTGGACAAATTGGTGTAAAGTATGAAAGTCCGCGTGTTTATAACCCATTAAAAGCAGTAGTATACGGAGCTCAAGAAACGTATAATATGACGGTTAAAATCTTTGAATTACTAGGTATGCTTATTACAGGACAATTTACTATTGATGCATTATCAGGACCTGTAGGGATTTATAAAACAACTGAAGAAGTTGCGACATTTGGTATTTTTGCCTTAATCAATTTTGCTGCCATGCTAAGTATCAACCTTGGTATTATGAACTTATTACCTCTTCCAGCATTAGATGGAGGCCGATTATTATTCTTTGGCTTTGAGGCTTTAAGAGGCAAACCAATTGATCGTCAAAAAGAAGGTATGGTGCACTTTGTAGGTATCGTCTTGCTGATGATATTAATGGTAGTGGTGACGTGGAACGATATCCAACGTTTCTTCTTCTAGCAAGTACGTAATGACAATCGACTTTTGCGTTTCCAATATTTAGATAATGCGTAACTATTAGAACGTAAAATAGAAATATGGTTATGCTAAAGTAAAAATAAAATGGAAAATAGCTTTGAGCGCAATTATTTTGAAACATTGCGTTCAAAGCTAAATTTGTTTATGCTAATTAGAGTATAAATTTATTTATTAAAAAGGTGGAACACTGAATGAAGCAAAGTAAAACATTTATCCCAACGTTACGTGAAGTACCTGCTGATGCAGATGTAAAATCACATAAGCAATTATTACGTGCAGGGTTTATTCGTCAAAATACAAGTGGGGTATATTCGTATTTACCGCTTGCAAAACGTGTGTTAACAAAAATCGAAAATATTATTCGCGAAGAGATGGAAGCCATCAATTCTATCGAATTATTAATGCCTGCATTGCAATCTGCTGAACTATGGCAAGAATCCGGCCGTTGGGAAAAATACGGTCCAGAACTAATGCGATTAAAAGATCGTCATGATCGTGACTTTGCCTTAGGACCAACACATGAAGAGGTCATTACGACTTTAGTTCGTGATGAAATTAAATCATATAAAAAACTACCATTAACACTCTATCAAATTCAAACAAAATTCCGCGATGAAAAACGCCCTCGTTTTGGCTTATTACGAGGAAGAGAGTTTATTATGAAAGATGCTTATTCTTTCCATGCTTCACGGGAAAGCTTAGATGAAACATATGAGGATATGTACCGTGCATATTCTAATATTTTCTCGCGTCTTGGTTTAAACTATCGTGCAGTTATTGCCGATGCTGGTTCAATTGGTGGTAAAGGTACACATGAATTTATGGTGCTTTCTGAAATTGGGGAAGATACAATTGCTTACTCTGATACATCGGACTATGCGGCAAACATTGAGATGGCAGAGGTCACTGTAGAATATCAACCAGCCAATGAAGCGTTAAAAGATCTTGAGAAAGTAGCAACACCAGATCAAAAAACAATTGAAGAAGTATCTGTATTTTTACAAGTAGCACCTTCAAATGTTATTAAATCATTAGTATTTAATGTTGATGGTGAATTAGTGGTAGTGCTTGCTCGTGGCGATCACGAAATTAACGATATTAAACTAAAAAATGCGCTAGATGCTGGTTCTGTAGAACTTGCTGACGAAGCAGCTATTCGTCAATTGCTAGGCTGTGGCGTAGGTTCAATCGGCCCTGTGAAATTACCTGTAGACGTCAAAGTAGTTGCAGATCATGCAATTAAATCAATTCGTAACGGGGTAGCGGGTGCCAATGACGACGGCTTCCACTTAGTAAATGTTAACCCAGAGCGAGATTTTGCTGTCAATGAATACTTAGATATTCGCTTTATTCAAGAAGGAGACCCATCTCCTGATGGACAAGGCATCATTAAATTTGCAGAAGGTATCGAGGTTGGTCATATTTTCAAATTAGGTACTACCTATTCTGAAAAAATGAATGGAACATTTTTAGATGAGCAAGGAAAGGCTCAGCCGTTTATTATGGGTTGCTATGGTATTGGAGTGTCACGTATTTTAGCTGCCGTAGCTGAACATTTCCAAGATGAAAATGGTTTTACTTGGCCAATACAACTCGCTCCGTATGACATTCATGTTGTCCCTGTTAATACGAAAGATGAAACACAAGTTTCATTAGCAAATGAGTTATATGGCTTATTAAAATCATATCGCTATGATGTACTATTAGATGATCGTGCTGAACGTGCAGGTGTGAAGTTTGCAGATGCAGATTTAATAGGTTTACCAGTTCGTGTAACAGTCGGTAAAAAGGCAACAGAAGGTGTTGTCGAAGTGAAATTCCGTCAAACAGGCGAAACATTTGAATGGAAAAAAGAAGAAGTCATTGATCGTTTAAATGAATTTTTCCGCAAAAATTAATATCCTTTGGTAACATAATAGCCAAAAGATATAGATGTTCTTACTAGTAACATCTTTTGGAAGATGAATGAGGACAAGCAAACGAATTCGCGACACGCCTACGGGAAACCAAGCAAATCTCACTGCTATAAAAGCAAAGTGAGGCTTGCTAGAATAGCCCGTGGAAAGGGAGCGAATTTTTTTGCATCATAGTTGAAAACGTATTTGCTAGATAACAATGAGCAAGAGGTGATTAGATTGCCTCTTCCCATTAAAGTGAAAGTAGGTGTCATTGATTGGAACAGCAACAAGAAGCAAGACAAAGATTTCAAATGCTCTTGCAACAACTAGAGTTAACAGAAGATGTTTATATGTCCTTTTTTGAAGAAGGCGAATTAGCCCGTCTTACTGTGCATAAAAAAAATAGACTCTGGCATTTTAATATTAAATTACGTGGCATACTTCCATTTCCGTTATATCAACTATTTCGTACACATCTAGCTGAAAAATTCGCTGCTATAGCTCAAATCGAAACAACTTTTGAAACAATTGAAAAAAATGTTACGGAAGAGCTGATTCAAGCGTATTGGTTAACCATTGTTGAGCAAATCGACGATATGGCACCAACCTTAAAAAATTGCCTTGTATCGCAAATACCGATGTGGAATGGGCAAAAAATTACGTTATCCTGCGTGCAGGAAATGGAACTGATGATGCTGAAAACGAAATATGCGGAAAAGCTAGCTCTTAGCTACAGTCAATTTGGATTTCCACATATCGCCTTTGATTTTATGCTGCAAGAGGAAACAGAAGAAATGCGTGAAGCCCAAGAAGCATTCATCGAGCAAAAACGTTTAGAAGAAGCAGCGATGGCTCAACAAGCAATGCAAGACTTCCAAAAACGTGAGCAGGACAAAAAGGATAATCCAGCATTGGCGGCCCTTGGTGATCGTCCATTTCAGCTTGGTATGCAAATTAAAGACGATGAAATTATGGAAATTAAGCGCATAGTCGAAGAAGAACGCCGCGTCATTATTGAAGGATTTGTGTTCGATACCGAAATTAAAGAATTAAAAAGTGGCCGCTCACTTCTACAAATTAAAATTACCGACTATACAGATTCAATTGTTGTAAAAATGTTCTCACGGGATAACGACGATGCAGAATTGATGCAGCATTTGAAAAAGGGTATGTGGGTGAAAGTACGTGGCTCGGTTCAAACCGATACTTTTATTCGTGATTTAATTGTGATGGCAAATGATATTAATGAAATAAAAAAAGAAACACGACAAGACAAGGCACCAGAAGGTGAAAAACGAGTAGAGCTCCATTTGCACACACCGATGAGTCAAATGGATGCAGTTACACCAGTAGATAGGTTAGTGGCTCAAGCGGCGAAATGGGGTCATCCAGCGATTGCGATAACAGATCATGCGGTTGTGCAGTCGTTTCCAGAGGCTTATAGTGCGGGCAAAAAACATGGCATAAAAGTGATTTACGGTTTAGAAGCTAATTTAGTCGATGACGGTGTACCGATTGCGTATGCTTCTGAGCATCGTGCATTAGATGATGCTACCTATGTGGTGTTTGACGTCGAAACGACAGGGCTTTCTACTGCATACGATACCATCATAGAGCTTGCAGCAGTAAAAATTAAAGGCGGACATGTGATTGACAAATACGAAAGTTTTGCCAATCCACATCATGCATTGTCCGCAACGACGATCGAACTGACAGGCATCACAGATGAGATGGTTCGCAATGCGCCGGAAGTGGAACAAGTGATTCATGAGTTCCATGCCTTTATAGAGGACGCTATCGTCGTGGCACACAATGCCTCTTTTGATATGGGCTTCCTCTATACAGGTTATAAAAAATACGGTTTGGAAAATACCATTCACCCAGTTATTGATACATTAGAACTTGCCCGTTTGCTCCATCCTACGATGAAAAATCATCGTTTAAATACATTATGTAAAAAATTCGGCATTGAATTAACACAACATCACCGTGCCATTTATGATACGGAAGCAACAGGTTATTTATTATTGCATCTATTAAAAGAAGCGGATGAACTCGGCATTAAATATCACGATGATTTTAATAAGCATATCGGCGGTGGCGATGCCTATAAAAAAGCGCGTCCGATGCATTGTACGATTTTAGCAGTCAATAATGACGGTTTAAAAAATCTATTTAAGCTTGTGTCTCATTCGCATACAAAGACTTTCTATCGTGTCCCGCGTGTAACACGTGCGACGTTGGAACAATACCGACAAGGACTGTTAGTGGGTTCAGGCTGTAGTAATGGTGAATTGTTTGAGACGATGATGAATAAATCACCCGAGGAAGCCGAACAAATCGCAAGGTTTTACGATTATATTGAAGTGCAACCGAAGGCTGTATATGCACCGTTAATTGAACGTAATGTCGTGCGCGATGAATGGACCATTGAGGATATTATTCGCAAGCTAGTGAAACTTGGCAAGAAGATGGATAAGCCTGTAGTCGCTACAGGAAATGTTCATTATCTAGATCCGAACGATGCTATGTTTAGACAAATACTGATTGGTTCTCAAGGTGGCGCCAATATTTTAAATAGATCTAAGCTGCCAGCGGTTCATTTTCGAACTACGGACGAGATGTTGCAAGAGTTTGATTTTTTAGGTCCTGATCTTGCAAAAGAAATCGTCGTTACCAACACGCAAAAAATTGCGGCTATGATTGACGATGTAAAGCCGATTAAGGATGATTTATATACACCTAAAATTGAAGGTTCTGATGATGAAGTAACCAATTTAACGTATGAGATGGCCCATCGTATCTATGGTGAAGAGTTACCGGAAATCGTTAAAGCTCGTATCGAGAAAGAGCTAAAGTCGATTTTAGGGCATGGATTCGGTGTAATTTACTTAATTTCTGCAAAGCTTGTGAAAAAGTCACTTGCTGATGGCTATTTAGTAGGTTCTCGTGGTTCGGTTGGGTCTTCATTAGTGGCAACCTTTATGGAAATTACGGAGGTAAACCCATTACCACCGCATTATATTTGTCCAAATTGTAAGCATTCCGAGTTTTTTAATGACGGTTCTGTTAGCTCAGGCTATGACCTACCGAACAAAGATTGTACGGAATGTGGCACACCTTATAAAAAAGACGGACAAGATATTCCGTTCGAAACTTTCCTTGGTTTTAAAGGAGATAAAGTACCTGATATCGATTTGAATTTCTCGGGTGAATACCAACCACAAGCCCACAACTATACAAAAGTACTGTTTGGTGAAGATTATGTGTTCCGTGCTGGAACAATTGGTACTGTTGCAGAGAAAACAGCATATGGTTACGTTAAAGGCTATGCGAGCGACAATAATCTTCATTTCCGAGGTGCTGAAGTAGACCGTTTAGTACAGGGTTGTACAGGTGTTAAACGAACAACAGGTCAACATCCAGGTGGGATTATCGTTGTACCAGATTAT
This DNA window, taken from Lysinibacillus sp. FSL M8-0337, encodes the following:
- a CDS encoding PolC-type DNA polymerase III, which produces MEQQQEARQRFQMLLQQLELTEDVYMSFFEEGELARLTVHKKNRLWHFNIKLRGILPFPLYQLFRTHLAEKFAAIAQIETTFETIEKNVTEELIQAYWLTIVEQIDDMAPTLKNCLVSQIPMWNGQKITLSCVQEMELMMLKTKYAEKLALSYSQFGFPHIAFDFMLQEETEEMREAQEAFIEQKRLEEAAMAQQAMQDFQKREQDKKDNPALAALGDRPFQLGMQIKDDEIMEIKRIVEEERRVIIEGFVFDTEIKELKSGRSLLQIKITDYTDSIVVKMFSRDNDDAELMQHLKKGMWVKVRGSVQTDTFIRDLIVMANDINEIKKETRQDKAPEGEKRVELHLHTPMSQMDAVTPVDRLVAQAAKWGHPAIAITDHAVVQSFPEAYSAGKKHGIKVIYGLEANLVDDGVPIAYASEHRALDDATYVVFDVETTGLSTAYDTIIELAAVKIKGGHVIDKYESFANPHHALSATTIELTGITDEMVRNAPEVEQVIHEFHAFIEDAIVVAHNASFDMGFLYTGYKKYGLENTIHPVIDTLELARLLHPTMKNHRLNTLCKKFGIELTQHHRAIYDTEATGYLLLHLLKEADELGIKYHDDFNKHIGGGDAYKKARPMHCTILAVNNDGLKNLFKLVSHSHTKTFYRVPRVTRATLEQYRQGLLVGSGCSNGELFETMMNKSPEEAEQIARFYDYIEVQPKAVYAPLIERNVVRDEWTIEDIIRKLVKLGKKMDKPVVATGNVHYLDPNDAMFRQILIGSQGGANILNRSKLPAVHFRTTDEMLQEFDFLGPDLAKEIVVTNTQKIAAMIDDVKPIKDDLYTPKIEGSDDEVTNLTYEMAHRIYGEELPEIVKARIEKELKSILGHGFGVIYLISAKLVKKSLADGYLVGSRGSVGSSLVATFMEITEVNPLPPHYICPNCKHSEFFNDGSVSSGYDLPNKDCTECGTPYKKDGQDIPFETFLGFKGDKVPDIDLNFSGEYQPQAHNYTKVLFGEDYVFRAGTIGTVAEKTAYGYVKGYASDNNLHFRGAEVDRLVQGCTGVKRTTGQHPGGIIVVPDYMDIYDFSPVQFPADAQDSEWRTTHFDFHSIHDNILKLDILGHDDPTVIRMLQDLSGIDPKTIPTDDPVVMKIFSSPESLGVTEKQIGCKTGTLGIPEFGTRFVRQMLEDTKPSTFSELVQISGLSHGTDVWLGNAQELIQNGTCVLKEVIGCRDDIMVYLIYQGLEPSLAFKIMESVRKGKGLSEEFEAEMLANKVPGWYIESCKKIKYMFPKAHAAAYVLMAVRIAWFKVHFPILYYAAYFTVRADDFDLIAMTQGSQMIRARIDEINMKGLDASTKEKNLLTVMELALEMCERGMSFQKVDLYRSQASEFIIDGNSLIPPFDAIPGLGTNVAKTIVAARENGEFLSKEDLQQRGRVSKTLIEYMDQLGCLEGMPDANQLSLF
- a CDS encoding proline--tRNA ligase, producing MKQSKTFIPTLREVPADADVKSHKQLLRAGFIRQNTSGVYSYLPLAKRVLTKIENIIREEMEAINSIELLMPALQSAELWQESGRWEKYGPELMRLKDRHDRDFALGPTHEEVITTLVRDEIKSYKKLPLTLYQIQTKFRDEKRPRFGLLRGREFIMKDAYSFHASRESLDETYEDMYRAYSNIFSRLGLNYRAVIADAGSIGGKGTHEFMVLSEIGEDTIAYSDTSDYAANIEMAEVTVEYQPANEALKDLEKVATPDQKTIEEVSVFLQVAPSNVIKSLVFNVDGELVVVLARGDHEINDIKLKNALDAGSVELADEAAIRQLLGCGVGSIGPVKLPVDVKVVADHAIKSIRNGVAGANDDGFHLVNVNPERDFAVNEYLDIRFIQEGDPSPDGQGIIKFAEGIEVGHIFKLGTTYSEKMNGTFLDEQGKAQPFIMGCYGIGVSRILAAVAEHFQDENGFTWPIQLAPYDIHVVPVNTKDETQVSLANELYGLLKSYRYDVLLDDRAERAGVKFADADLIGLPVRVTVGKKATEGVVEVKFRQTGETFEWKKEEVIDRLNEFFRKN
- the rseP gene encoding RIP metalloprotease RseP, giving the protein MQTAIAFILIFGLLVFFHELGHFLFAKRAGIMVREFAIGMGPKIYGKTHGETIYTVRLLPIGGYVRMAGEDMDGIELQPGYRVGLIVDEDNIAKKIIFNQNNRQLPDLLFLEVERADLERELFIEGYDEEEKLVRYSVARDCVVVENGRETVIAPYDRQFNAKTVGQRAMTIFAGPLFNFILAFFIYMLIGLLNGVPTYEPIITEVVANDPAAQAGMLAGDKVTSIDGQAVEKWQDLAAIVQNRPNQEINVTVERGGQIENLNMTVKAVEQNGEKLGQIGVKYESPRVYNPLKAVVYGAQETYNMTVKIFELLGMLITGQFTIDALSGPVGIYKTTEEVATFGIFALINFAAMLSINLGIMNLLPLPALDGGRLLFFGFEALRGKPIDRQKEGMVHFVGIVLLMILMVVVTWNDIQRFFF